The following coding sequences lie in one Streptomyces albofaciens JCM 4342 genomic window:
- a CDS encoding ABC transporter permease, which yields MKFHRFPAGGALRAARLRPVDLLVLCGVLALLYLVIRVGATADRPFDPGNPPAVSTDPRHLPYYAARSVLRMFAGLVPAVLFTFVFGTWAARSRRAAKVIVPAIDILQSVPVLTFLSITVTGFVALFPHSTLGLECASVFAVFTALVWNMALAFYQSLTTQPRELDEAARLMGLTRWQRFWKLDVPSGMIAQVWNGMISFGAAWFALSASETITVNNRDNALPGMGSYVARALADGEGARVALAIVVMVAMVVSVNFLFWRPVTAWTERFRTEDCEIAEQPRSLVLELLRRSTLPGRLGRALRPAGERLDRAMRVLGTGGGRPRAARDEARRKRGDLVFSVLYALGVAAIVWQAVSYVLARVPLPEIGHDALLALITYGRVLLLVAFSTVVWVPIGVWIGMRPRVNRFAQPVVQVLASFPSNFVFPLVVIVLGASGISLNWGCVVLMALGAQWYVLFNVIAGASAIPGDLREAAADLGLRGRLRWTKLILPAVFPSYVTGALTASGGAWNASIQAEIVTYGSTTLTAVGIGAYIQQATADGDFARNFLGAVLMSVYVVVINRLFWRRLYRFAMKRCAL from the coding sequence ATGAAATTCCACCGGTTTCCGGCCGGTGGCGCACTGCGCGCTGCCCGCCTGCGCCCCGTGGACCTGCTGGTCCTCTGCGGCGTTCTCGCACTCCTGTATCTCGTCATACGGGTCGGCGCCACCGCCGACCGTCCTTTCGACCCCGGAAATCCGCCGGCCGTCTCCACCGATCCGCGGCACCTGCCGTACTACGCGGCGCGTTCCGTGCTGCGGATGTTCGCGGGGCTGGTGCCCGCGGTGCTCTTCACCTTCGTGTTCGGGACGTGGGCCGCCCGGTCCCGGCGGGCGGCCAAGGTGATCGTCCCGGCGATCGACATCCTCCAGTCCGTACCGGTGCTGACCTTCCTGAGCATCACCGTCACCGGCTTCGTCGCGCTGTTCCCGCACTCCACGCTGGGCCTGGAATGCGCGTCGGTCTTCGCCGTCTTCACCGCGCTGGTGTGGAACATGGCGCTGGCCTTCTACCAGTCGCTGACCACCCAGCCCAGGGAGCTGGACGAGGCGGCCCGGCTGATGGGGCTGACCCGCTGGCAGCGGTTCTGGAAGCTGGACGTGCCCAGCGGCATGATCGCGCAGGTCTGGAACGGCATGATCAGCTTCGGTGCCGCCTGGTTCGCGCTCAGCGCCTCCGAGACGATCACCGTCAACAACCGGGACAACGCCCTGCCGGGCATGGGCTCGTACGTGGCCCGGGCGCTCGCCGACGGGGAGGGTGCCCGGGTCGCCCTGGCCATCGTCGTCATGGTCGCGATGGTGGTGTCGGTCAACTTCCTCTTCTGGCGGCCGGTGACGGCGTGGACCGAGCGGTTCCGTACCGAGGACTGCGAGATCGCCGAGCAGCCGCGCAGTCTCGTGCTGGAGCTGCTGCGCCGCTCCACGCTGCCGGGCCGCCTGGGGCGCGCGCTGCGCCCGGCCGGTGAACGGCTCGACCGCGCGATGCGGGTGCTGGGCACCGGCGGCGGGCGGCCCCGGGCGGCGCGCGACGAGGCCCGGCGCAAGCGGGGCGACCTGGTCTTCTCCGTGCTGTACGCGCTGGGCGTCGCGGCGATCGTCTGGCAGGCCGTCTCGTACGTCCTGGCCCGTGTGCCGCTCCCCGAGATCGGCCACGACGCGCTGCTCGCACTGATCACCTACGGCCGGGTGCTGCTGCTGGTCGCCTTCTCCACCGTGGTGTGGGTGCCCATCGGCGTGTGGATCGGGATGCGCCCGAGGGTCAACCGGTTCGCCCAGCCGGTCGTGCAGGTGCTGGCGTCCTTCCCCTCGAACTTCGTCTTCCCGCTCGTCGTCATCGTGCTGGGCGCCTCCGGCATCTCGCTGAACTGGGGCTGCGTCGTGCTGATGGCGCTCGGCGCCCAGTGGTACGTGCTGTTCAACGTCATCGCGGGAGCCAGCGCCATCCCCGGCGACCTCCGTGAGGCCGCCGCCGACCTGGGGCTGCGCGGCCGGCTGCGCTGGACGAAGCTGATCCTGCCGGCGGTCTTCCCCTCGTACGTCACCGGCGCGCTGACCGCCTCGGGCGGCGCCTGGAACGCGTCGATCCAGGCCGAGATCGTCACCTACGGCAGCACCACGCTCACCGCGGTCGGCATCGGCGCGTACATCCAGCAGGCCACCGCCGACGGCGACTTCGCCCGCAACTTCCTCGGCGCCGTGCTGATGAGCGTCTACGTCGTCGTCATCAACCGGCTGTTCTGGCGGCGGCTGTACCGCTTCGCGATGAAGCGCTGCGCCCTGTGA